The following proteins are co-located in the Bacteroidales bacterium genome:
- a CDS encoding acetylxylan esterase, whose product MVFSSCILSAQPAEGWKASKETVERLSKPGVEFNYYEEKVPAYTLPDILTSSDGKKISSKKEWDQVRRNEILELFRTNVFGRVPETPYQKSFKVINTDRNAMNGTATLKQVEILISSSGKELVIHLTLFTPNNSKKPSPAFLLINNRGPANTDPLRKEKSEFWPAEEAIGRGYAMAVFNNSDVDPDDFDEFKNGIHALLDKNPRPDDAWGTIAAWAWGASRCMDYLVTDKDIDAGKVAVVGHSRGGKTALWAGAEDQRFAMVVSNESGCGGAALARRKYGETVARINTAFPHWFCTNYKKFSNNESSLPVDMHMLLALTAPRALYVDCASDDLWGDPRGSYLALYHAAPVFNLLGTNSQIPESMPLLNKQVVSGKVGFHIRDGVHNMLLKDWNWFMDFAEIVMK is encoded by the coding sequence ATTGTTTTCAGCTCTTGTATTTTATCTGCCCAACCCGCTGAAGGTTGGAAAGCATCTAAGGAGACTGTAGAAAGGTTATCCAAACCAGGTGTTGAATTCAACTATTATGAGGAAAAGGTGCCTGCTTATACTTTGCCTGATATACTTACATCTTCTGATGGTAAAAAGATTTCATCTAAAAAGGAATGGGATCAGGTGAGGAGAAATGAGATCCTTGAGCTTTTCCGGACAAATGTATTTGGCCGTGTTCCTGAAACACCTTATCAGAAAAGTTTTAAAGTCATTAATACCGATCGAAATGCAATGAATGGCACTGCTACTCTTAAGCAGGTTGAAATACTTATATCCTCATCCGGAAAAGAACTTGTGATTCATCTTACACTATTTACACCTAATAATTCAAAGAAACCTTCTCCGGCATTTCTTCTTATCAATAACAGGGGACCAGCTAATACAGATCCGCTCAGGAAAGAGAAGAGTGAGTTCTGGCCTGCCGAAGAAGCTATCGGCAGGGGATATGCAATGGCTGTATTTAATAATTCTGATGTCGATCCGGATGACTTTGATGAATTTAAAAACGGAATACATGCATTGTTAGATAAGAATCCCCGTCCGGACGATGCCTGGGGTACCATAGCTGCCTGGGCATGGGGCGCAAGCCGGTGTATGGATTACCTTGTTACGGATAAAGATATTGATGCAGGGAAAGTTGCTGTGGTTGGACATTCACGCGGAGGTAAAACTGCATTATGGGCAGGAGCAGAGGATCAACGTTTCGCGATGGTTGTCTCAAATGAGTCAGGCTGCGGAGGAGCTGCACTGGCCCGTCGTAAATATGGTGAGACGGTAGCCAGAATCAATACAGCATTCCCGCACTGGTTCTGTACTAACTATAAGAAATTCAGTAATAATGAATCATCACTTCCTGTTGATATGCATATGCTGCTGGCTCTTACTGCTCCCAGGGCTTTGTATGTGGATTGCGCAAGCGATGATCTCTGGGGCGATCCGCGAGGGTCATATCTTGCTTTGTATCATGCTGCTCCGGTATTTAATCTGCTTGGAACAAACTCTCAGATACCAGAGTCGATGCCACTCCTTAATAAACAAGTAGTCAGCGGTAAGGTAGGTTTCCACATCAGAGATGGTGTTCATAATATGCTGTTAAAAGACTGGAACTGGTTTATGGATTTTGCAGAAATTGTAATGAAATAA
- the yiaK gene encoding 3-dehydro-L-gulonate 2-dehydrogenase, which produces MINNDLNIRIDFDQMKSEFLRILLKVGFTDQKAVECADIFTVNSLEGVYSHGVNRFGRFIKNVREGFVKPDAVPSLVHSAGSLEQWNGNLGPGPLNAVFATDRAISIADANGLGLVALANTNHWMRAGYYGWRAARKGYVLISWTNTCPNMPAWGAKDPRLGNNPFMFAIPYKNEAIVLDFAMTQFSYGKMETYRNNEMKLPYPGGFNKQGELTSEPGEILKSWRPVPIGYWKGSGLSLLLDIFAAVLSGGQATHKVKDCESEHGVSQIFIAVSLEKLSNYQYIENTINEIITDLVHSDPESDKSSIRYPGESVVKYRKENLANGIPVNKVIWEKILAL; this is translated from the coding sequence ATGATAAACAACGATCTTAATATCAGAATCGATTTTGATCAAATGAAATCCGAATTTCTCAGGATTCTCTTAAAAGTTGGATTTACTGATCAGAAAGCAGTAGAATGCGCTGATATTTTTACAGTTAATAGCCTGGAAGGTGTCTATTCGCATGGGGTAAACAGGTTTGGCCGGTTTATTAAAAATGTCCGCGAGGGTTTTGTTAAACCTGATGCTGTACCTTCTCTAGTGCACAGTGCAGGTTCCCTCGAACAATGGAATGGTAATCTCGGACCAGGTCCTTTGAACGCAGTATTTGCCACCGACAGGGCAATAAGTATTGCTGATGCGAATGGATTGGGTCTGGTGGCTCTGGCAAATACTAATCACTGGATGAGAGCAGGTTACTATGGATGGAGGGCTGCGAGAAAAGGGTATGTACTGATAAGCTGGACAAATACTTGTCCGAATATGCCTGCATGGGGTGCAAAGGATCCGCGACTGGGAAACAATCCTTTTATGTTTGCAATACCCTATAAGAATGAGGCAATAGTACTCGACTTTGCCATGACTCAGTTTTCGTATGGAAAAATGGAGACATACAGAAATAACGAAATGAAATTACCTTACCCCGGAGGATTCAATAAACAAGGAGAACTCACCTCCGAACCGGGGGAGATATTAAAATCATGGCGTCCTGTTCCAATTGGCTACTGGAAGGGATCCGGACTTTCACTTCTCCTCGATATTTTTGCAGCAGTGCTTTCAGGTGGCCAGGCTACACACAAAGTAAAAGATTGTGAATCAGAACATGGTGTCTCACAGATCTTTATCGCAGTGTCGTTAGAGAAACTCTCTAATTATCAGTATATAGAGAATACAATAAATGAGATTATTACAGATTTGGTGCATTCTGATCCGGAGAGTGATAAATCATCAATCCGATACCCCGGAGAATCGGTTGTAAAATACCGGAAAGAAAATCTTGCAAACGGAATACCCGTAAATAAGGTTATCTGGGAAAAGATTCTTGCTCTTTAG
- a CDS encoding DUF1080 domain-containing protein, protein MKTSINFLIAVLFLSVASCKTVKEQESPEWRQLFNGKDLTGWKHAGPGFMSVENGLLRGNGGMGLLYWEGEKFGNCMIKIVFKMEKTNSNSGVFIRVPVEPREEWMPIHYGYEVQIDNMPELSDEDEYHYTGTVYSLSRPLAKPGKPGPEWNTMEITLDGPRTIVFVNGEKVTDYKEGDPVPERKFDFEPIRGPRPDSGYLGVQNHGEADVVFFKEIAVKPLVKTSN, encoded by the coding sequence ATGAAAACAAGTATCAATTTTCTGATCGCAGTCTTGTTTCTGTCAGTTGCCTCATGCAAAACTGTGAAGGAACAAGAATCGCCGGAATGGCGACAGTTATTTAACGGTAAAGACCTTACTGGCTGGAAGCATGCCGGTCCGGGATTTATGTCTGTTGAAAATGGCTTATTAAGAGGAAATGGGGGCATGGGTTTGTTGTATTGGGAGGGTGAAAAGTTTGGAAATTGTATGATTAAGATCGTTTTCAAAATGGAGAAAACAAACAGCAATTCAGGTGTTTTCATAAGGGTGCCTGTTGAACCGCGTGAAGAATGGATGCCCATTCACTACGGCTATGAAGTTCAGATTGATAATATGCCTGAGCTTTCTGATGAAGATGAATATCATTATACTGGAACGGTATATTCCCTTTCCAGGCCATTGGCCAAACCCGGTAAGCCAGGCCCGGAATGGAATACTATGGAGATCACTCTTGACGGTCCCAGAACAATTGTATTCGTAAATGGAGAGAAAGTCACTGATTACAAAGAAGGAGACCCTGTCCCTGAACGCAAATTTGATTTCGAACCTATTCGCGGACCCCGTCCTGATTCAGGTTACCTTGGAGTCCAGAATCATGGCGAAGCTGATGTTGTATTTTTTAAGGAGATCGCTGTAAAGCCACTTGTAAAAACTTCAAACTAA
- a CDS encoding VCBS repeat-containing protein, translating to MKNFLLILTAILFVSSCTREAEEPDQLFSILSPSLTNVDFKNQLVENEDFNIIEYLYFNNGAGVAAGDINNDGLIDLYFTSNQLPNKLFLNKGNLVFEDITVSAGVAGTGNWKTGVTMADINGDGLLDIYVCQVGNYKGILGRNQLFINQGNLTFIDKAKDYGLDFQGFSTQAAFFDYDLDGDLDMYLLNHSVHTKRSYGAVSLRLEKDSLAGDRLFRNDASDGIQIFKDVTQEAGIYSSQIGYGLGVNICDINNDGLPDIFVSNDFHENDYLYINQGNGTFAEKMTESFAHTSRSSMGNDVGDINNDGLLDVVVLDMLPDKEKIRKQSGGEDDYELYEIKLDFGYYYQYVRNMLQLNLGGGIFSEIGRLSGVFSTDWSWSPLFCDVDNDGWKDLFITNGIYRRANDLDYVKFLTGGNRFSPTKDNSNLSDKDLYEKMPLHPNVSYIFRNNGNLTFSNMAGKWGINRASFSNGSTYADLDNDGDLDLVINNINENATIYRNNADKVAGKNYLNVALKGAGLNTRGIGARVSVYCNGQNQIAEQYPTRGFLSATSDVLHFGLGTSEVIDSIKVHWPDKSWEVIKNVTANKLLTLDIKNAHPPAYLTENLKEGIKLFSRTEIPGIDYVHKEDKYVDFKREILIPHSLSADGPALAVGDVNGDGLEDLFAGGAKGEPAKIFIQKKDGSFKDLNVPQFLLESSTEDVDAAFFDADGDLDQDLYVVRGGNENPLGDPLLEDLLLINDGKGGFRPCDKGSLPYTAYNGSSVNAVDFDSDGDIDLFVGSRSVPGAYGLPPEQLLLENDGKGRFKDVTASRMPGQKNIGMVTDSEWMDYDKDGDFDLILAGEWMKICILKNDNGVFSDATQEAGLEATSGWWNCIEATDIDLDGDLDLIGGNLGLNSIFRASVKEPVEMYLNDFDNNGLIDQIICSYEDGISYPVASLDELAAYIAGVGEKYTNYSDFGGKNIRDIFGNEAVNQSVIKKAVLQESCLFINNGDGTFQIRQLPVEAQFSPVRDIIVKDFNQDSIRDIVLAGNNYQVSPSIGRYDASYGWYLTGNKSMEFKALMPAQSGLIIKGDSRRLLTIRISGKEYLIAAVNNSDLEIFLINKPSDIKGIK from the coding sequence ATGAAGAATTTCTTACTCATCCTCACTGCAATCCTTTTTGTTTCTTCCTGCACCCGTGAAGCAGAAGAACCAGATCAGTTATTTTCAATATTATCTCCTTCACTGACTAATGTTGATTTTAAGAACCAGTTAGTTGAAAATGAAGATTTTAATATCATTGAATATCTGTACTTCAATAACGGAGCAGGTGTTGCAGCCGGAGATATCAATAATGATGGTTTGATTGACTTATACTTCACATCCAATCAATTACCGAACAAGTTGTTCCTGAATAAGGGAAATCTTGTGTTTGAAGATATCACTGTATCTGCTGGGGTTGCAGGTACCGGCAATTGGAAGACAGGTGTAACTATGGCTGATATTAATGGCGATGGATTACTTGATATTTATGTTTGCCAGGTTGGAAATTATAAAGGAATACTTGGCAGAAATCAGTTATTCATAAACCAGGGCAACCTGACATTTATTGATAAGGCAAAAGATTATGGACTTGATTTTCAGGGCTTCTCAACCCAGGCAGCATTCTTCGATTATGATCTTGATGGTGATCTGGATATGTACCTTCTGAATCATTCTGTTCATACAAAACGAAGTTATGGTGCTGTCTCTTTACGCTTGGAGAAAGATTCACTGGCAGGTGACAGATTATTCAGAAATGATGCAAGCGATGGAATACAGATTTTCAAGGATGTTACTCAGGAAGCAGGAATTTACAGCAGCCAGATCGGATATGGACTCGGCGTGAATATCTGTGATATAAATAACGATGGCCTTCCTGATATTTTTGTTTCAAATGACTTCCATGAAAATGACTATCTGTATATCAATCAGGGGAATGGCACTTTTGCCGAAAAAATGACCGAATCCTTTGCACATACAAGCAGATCGTCGATGGGAAATGATGTAGGAGACATAAATAACGATGGCCTTCTCGATGTGGTGGTACTTGACATGCTGCCGGATAAGGAAAAAATCAGGAAACAATCGGGAGGTGAGGATGATTATGAACTCTATGAAATTAAACTTGATTTTGGATATTACTACCAGTACGTCAGGAATATGCTTCAGCTGAACCTTGGTGGCGGCATATTTAGTGAAATAGGAAGATTGTCGGGTGTTTTTTCTACTGACTGGAGCTGGTCGCCATTGTTTTGTGACGTTGATAATGACGGATGGAAGGACCTTTTCATTACAAACGGGATCTACAGAAGAGCCAACGATCTTGACTATGTTAAGTTCCTGACAGGAGGTAACAGGTTTTCTCCGACAAAGGATAACAGCAATCTTTCAGATAAGGATCTATACGAAAAAATGCCCCTTCATCCAAATGTAAGTTACATCTTTAGAAACAACGGTAACCTAACATTTTCAAATATGGCTGGTAAATGGGGAATAAACAGGGCTTCATTTTCCAATGGTTCAACATATGCGGATCTTGATAATGACGGTGATCTTGATCTTGTTATAAACAATATTAATGAAAATGCTACTATCTATAGAAACAATGCGGATAAAGTAGCCGGCAAGAATTATCTGAATGTTGCACTTAAGGGAGCAGGATTAAACACGAGGGGAATCGGAGCCCGGGTATCGGTCTATTGCAACGGACAGAATCAGATAGCAGAACAGTATCCGACACGCGGATTTCTGTCAGCAACCTCCGATGTTTTGCATTTCGGGCTTGGAACATCAGAAGTTATTGATTCTATTAAAGTACACTGGCCCGACAAGTCATGGGAAGTAATTAAAAACGTCACTGCCAATAAGCTTCTAACACTGGATATTAAAAATGCACATCCACCGGCTTACTTAACTGAAAACCTTAAAGAAGGCATAAAACTGTTTTCCAGGACAGAGATACCAGGCATTGATTATGTTCACAAAGAAGATAAATACGTTGATTTTAAACGTGAGATCCTTATCCCCCACTCACTTTCTGCAGATGGTCCTGCTCTTGCGGTTGGAGATGTAAACGGGGACGGACTGGAAGACCTGTTTGCAGGGGGTGCTAAAGGCGAACCGGCAAAAATATTTATTCAGAAGAAAGATGGCAGTTTTAAAGATTTAAACGTGCCTCAGTTCTTACTTGAAAGCAGTACTGAGGATGTGGATGCTGCATTTTTTGACGCTGATGGAGATCTTGATCAGGACCTTTATGTAGTTCGCGGTGGTAATGAAAATCCTTTGGGAGATCCGCTGCTTGAAGACCTGCTGCTGATAAATGACGGTAAAGGTGGATTTAGACCCTGTGACAAAGGATCATTGCCATATACTGCATATAACGGATCAAGTGTAAATGCTGTAGACTTTGACTCTGATGGAGACATTGATCTGTTTGTGGGATCGAGATCTGTTCCGGGGGCGTATGGGCTTCCGCCTGAACAGTTATTGCTTGAAAATGATGGCAAAGGTCGTTTTAAAGATGTTACTGCTTCCAGAATGCCGGGGCAAAAGAATATCGGTATGGTAACTGATTCAGAATGGATGGATTATGATAAAGATGGTGATTTTGATCTTATTCTTGCAGGTGAATGGATGAAAATCTGCATCCTAAAAAATGACAATGGGGTATTTTCAGATGCAACTCAAGAAGCTGGTCTGGAAGCGACCTCCGGGTGGTGGAATTGTATTGAGGCAACAGATATTGATCTGGACGGTGATCTGGATCTTATTGGTGGTAACCTGGGATTGAATTCAATTTTCAGGGCGTCAGTAAAAGAACCTGTAGAAATGTATCTTAATGATTTCGACAATAACGGATTAATTGATCAGATAATCTGCTCTTATGAAGATGGTATCAGCTACCCGGTTGCTTCTCTTGATGAACTTGCTGCTTACATTGCCGGTGTTGGAGAAAAATATACGAACTATTCAGATTTTGGAGGGAAAAATATCAGGGATATTTTTGGCAATGAAGCTGTTAACCAGTCTGTTATAAAGAAAGCAGTACTTCAGGAAAGTTGTCTTTTTATCAATAACGGCGATGGAACATTTCAAATCAGACAGTTACCTGTTGAAGCACAGTTCTCACCTGTTCGCGACATTATTGTAAAGGACTTCAATCAGGATAGTATCCGCGACATAGTACTGGCCGGGAACAACTACCAGGTTAGCCCGTCAATAGGACGATATGATGCCAGTTACGGATGGTACTTAACTGGTAATAAAAGCATGGAATTTAAAGCATTAATGCCTGCTCAAAGCGGCTTAATAATCAAAGGAGATTCAAGAAGACTCCTTACAATCAGAATATCAGGGAAGGAGTATCTTATTGCTGCAGTTAATAATTCTGATCTCGAGATATTCCTGATTAATAAACCTTCTGATATAAAAGGGATTAAATAA
- a CDS encoding MFS transporter, translating into MNRKILVVILIFLIFFAISFLTNILGAINPNVSDSYLLSGTMTGMLPFSFFIAYALMSIPSGMIIQKYSEKKCLIAAWILAFSGALLFTIVPVFPVFLCSLFLIGSGMALLQVALYPLLRVSGGEEHFAFNSVIAQLVFGAASFLSPFVYSYLVSNLNSPELSQGGFIKLVSLFTPDSLPWVSIYLIFASISLLMVVIISSVKFPAVIRKEDEIVGAWKTHVELFKLRTVILFFFGIFAYVGVEQGIANWISEFLRTYHGIKPETGGAATVGLFWGMMTIGCILGLVLLKVLDSKVVLRIFTASALIILTFTLFGKVEFALFGFPALGFCLSVMYAIIFSLALNSISKYHGSFAGILCTAIAGGAIFSLLIGKLKDMIGLQAGMMILYLPLAYILSISFWAKPLVQNATLKKKTNS; encoded by the coding sequence ATGAACCGAAAAATCTTAGTGGTAATCCTGATATTTCTTATCTTTTTCGCTATCTCTTTCCTGACAAATATCCTTGGAGCAATTAATCCTAATGTCAGCGATAGTTATTTGTTAAGCGGCACGATGACCGGGATGCTTCCTTTCTCTTTCTTTATCGCATATGCTTTAATGTCAATTCCTTCGGGGATGATTATCCAAAAGTATTCCGAAAAGAAATGCCTTATCGCTGCCTGGATTCTGGCCTTTTCAGGAGCATTATTGTTTACTATTGTTCCGGTATTTCCTGTTTTCCTATGTTCTCTTTTCCTTATCGGTAGCGGCATGGCTCTCCTGCAGGTAGCACTCTACCCCTTATTAAGAGTCTCAGGCGGTGAAGAACATTTTGCATTTAATTCCGTGATTGCTCAACTTGTTTTCGGAGCTGCTTCATTTTTAAGTCCTTTTGTATATTCTTATCTGGTCTCAAATCTTAATTCTCCGGAATTAAGCCAGGGAGGCTTTATAAAATTAGTTTCATTATTTACTCCTGACAGCCTGCCATGGGTCTCTATCTATCTGATCTTTGCTTCAATAAGTTTGTTAATGGTGGTAATAATATCCTCTGTAAAGTTCCCTGCTGTTATACGAAAGGAAGATGAAATAGTGGGCGCCTGGAAAACACATGTTGAGCTTTTCAAATTGAGAACAGTAATACTTTTTTTCTTTGGAATATTTGCATATGTTGGTGTTGAACAGGGAATTGCTAACTGGATTTCAGAGTTTTTAAGGACCTACCATGGCATCAAACCTGAAACCGGAGGCGCGGCTACAGTAGGCCTTTTCTGGGGGATGATGACTATTGGGTGTATCCTCGGACTCGTTTTACTTAAAGTATTGGATAGCAAAGTAGTCCTGAGAATATTCACAGCATCAGCCTTAATCATCCTTACTTTCACTTTGTTCGGAAAAGTTGAATTTGCTCTTTTTGGTTTTCCTGCATTGGGATTTTGTCTTTCAGTGATGTATGCTATTATATTTTCACTGGCACTTAACAGCATTTCAAAATATCACGGATCATTTGCAGGAATATTATGTACAGCTATTGCTGGCGGTGCCATCTTTTCTTTACTTATTGGAAAACTGAAGGATATGATAGGATTACAGGCCGGAATGATGATATTATATCTTCCGCTCGCTTACATTCTTAGTATAAGCTTTTGGGCAAAACCCCTGGTACAGAATGCGACATTAAAAAAGAAAACAAATTCCTGA
- a CDS encoding acyloxyacyl hydrolase has product MKNRILIILIIASGLSGKAQSVKRPFIIEPKIHTGMILPFYEALSYLIQDDIYAFDLSFGFPSSGNEYWDKLYRYPRPGFGYSYWNLGNNQILGSAHSVYGFINIPLLKKNEKFSLNYQISAGGAYLTRVFDPVENHLNRAIGSHYNIYMRLGIDSKIKINPVSELVLEIGATHFSNGKTRSPNYGINAGTISVGYNYLINSSSVKNRNDTEVPAVDKRIVQSIIYSAGTKVYDNLLGTRYFVTSVSYNIEKVLNQKRRLGLGTEFSYDGSIDEARTLEFGKTGSDFSDLVRIGLHTSYAVRYNRLLGGIQIGHYVYSKHKVLTSVYNKLSVQYLITDHISGNISIKSHWAKADCFLWGVGYTW; this is encoded by the coding sequence GTGAAAAACAGGATACTGATTATATTAATTATTGCCTCAGGACTTTCAGGGAAAGCACAATCGGTGAAGAGACCTTTTATCATCGAACCAAAGATCCATACAGGTATGATCCTTCCTTTTTACGAGGCACTGTCGTATCTTATTCAGGATGATATTTATGCATTTGATCTCTCATTTGGGTTTCCGTCATCAGGTAACGAATACTGGGATAAACTATACCGGTACCCAAGACCAGGTTTTGGCTATTCTTACTGGAATCTGGGAAACAACCAGATACTTGGCAGTGCACATTCTGTCTATGGTTTCATAAATATTCCATTGTTAAAGAAGAATGAGAAGTTTTCTTTGAATTACCAGATCTCAGCAGGAGGGGCATACCTGACAAGAGTATTCGACCCGGTTGAAAATCACCTCAATCGAGCAATTGGCTCTCATTACAATATTTATATGCGTCTCGGAATAGACTCTAAAATAAAGATAAACCCAGTTTCAGAGCTCGTTCTGGAAATCGGAGCAACTCACTTCTCTAACGGAAAAACAAGGTCGCCGAACTATGGCATTAATGCCGGCACAATTTCAGTTGGCTATAATTATCTGATTAACAGCTCTTCGGTAAAAAACAGAAATGACACTGAGGTTCCTGCTGTTGATAAACGAATAGTGCAGTCTATTATCTATTCTGCAGGTACGAAAGTATATGATAATCTCCTTGGAACCAGATATTTTGTAACATCTGTTTCGTACAACATTGAAAAAGTACTTAATCAGAAAAGAAGACTTGGTCTGGGTACAGAATTTTCATATGACGGATCAATAGATGAGGCCCGCACTCTTGAATTTGGTAAGACCGGGAGTGATTTCTCTGATCTGGTTAGGATTGGTCTTCACACCTCATATGCAGTACGTTATAATCGTCTGCTTGGTGGTATTCAGATTGGACATTATGTCTATTCAAAACATAAAGTTCTTACATCGGTTTATAACAAGCTTTCAGTTCAGTATCTGATAACAGACCACATATCAGGTAATATATCAATTAAATCACACTGGGCGAAAGCTGATTGCTTTTTGTGGGGCGTTGGGTATACATGGTAA
- a CDS encoding Gfo/Idh/MocA family oxidoreductase yields the protein MKAINLRTKENGGISRRSFMKSAASGAAALTILPNFTVSGLGHVAPSDKLLIAAVGCGGEGADDIRHYSIAPKKNAEIAFLCDVDDRQAAPRIKEYPKAKFYHDWREMFDKESKNFDAVSVAIPDHNHAIVGLSAMQLKKHLYLQKPLTHDIYEARILTQASEKYKVVTQMGDQGASCDGMRTLREWIEADILGDIQKVFCWTDRPVWPQGISWPSARPAIPPELKWDLWLGTADETDYIDNLVPFNWRGWWKFGTGALGDMGCHIMGPPFKLLNLGYPTEVSCSASTVYSGIFIEGIYPESGPVSSSVRFKYELKNGKNLDLYWMDGGITPERPYEIDPDVNMNDIMGDYPGLNDYEGATLFIGTKGKAACGWGGRNPILLPLSKNKEINVPKKYPRVVGDMDGHWWQWIDACIAGYGNAEVDSPFVGYAGPLTETVLMGNLLLRSFNIQQKIKRKDPVYGEMEGNVFPGRYKSFKWDGENMRITNFEQANQFVKREYRKGWGEIKL from the coding sequence ATGAAAGCAATTAACCTAAGGACAAAGGAAAATGGCGGAATTTCACGACGCAGTTTTATGAAATCTGCTGCCTCAGGAGCTGCTGCACTTACAATACTTCCAAATTTCACAGTTAGCGGATTGGGACATGTTGCTCCGAGTGATAAACTTTTAATTGCTGCAGTAGGATGCGGGGGTGAAGGTGCGGACGATATCCGTCACTATAGCATTGCTCCAAAGAAAAATGCTGAAATCGCATTCCTGTGCGATGTTGATGACAGACAGGCTGCTCCGAGGATTAAGGAGTACCCAAAAGCAAAGTTCTATCACGACTGGCGTGAAATGTTTGATAAGGAGAGTAAGAATTTTGATGCTGTTTCTGTTGCAATACCCGATCATAATCATGCGATAGTGGGCTTGAGTGCAATGCAGCTTAAAAAGCACCTCTATCTGCAGAAACCATTGACTCACGATATCTATGAAGCCAGAATTCTTACACAGGCATCAGAGAAGTATAAGGTAGTTACCCAGATGGGTGACCAGGGTGCTTCATGCGATGGTATGCGCACATTAAGAGAATGGATTGAAGCTGATATTCTGGGCGACATTCAGAAGGTCTTTTGCTGGACTGACAGGCCGGTTTGGCCACAGGGAATCTCCTGGCCTTCTGCCCGTCCCGCTATTCCTCCTGAACTTAAATGGGATCTCTGGCTCGGTACAGCTGATGAAACAGATTATATTGATAATCTTGTTCCTTTCAACTGGAGAGGCTGGTGGAAGTTCGGAACAGGTGCTCTCGGTGATATGGGTTGTCATATAATGGGACCGCCATTCAAGTTGCTGAATCTTGGATACCCTACTGAAGTCTCCTGCAGTGCAAGCACTGTTTACAGCGGTATTTTTATCGAGGGTATTTATCCCGAAAGCGGACCTGTGTCAAGTTCAGTAAGATTTAAATATGAATTAAAGAATGGCAAAAACCTCGATCTCTACTGGATGGACGGAGGTATAACACCAGAGCGTCCATACGAAATCGACCCGGATGTTAATATGAATGATATTATGGGTGATTACCCCGGACTGAATGATTACGAGGGAGCTACATTATTTATAGGTACGAAAGGAAAAGCAGCCTGTGGTTGGGGTGGGAGGAATCCGATTTTATTACCTCTTTCGAAAAACAAGGAAATTAATGTACCCAAAAAGTATCCGCGTGTCGTTGGAGATATGGATGGTCACTGGTGGCAATGGATTGATGCATGTATTGCCGGGTACGGTAATGCAGAAGTCGATTCACCATTTGTAGGATATGCCGGACCGCTTACCGAAACAGTTCTGATGGGTAATCTGTTACTAAGAAGCTTTAACATACAGCAGAAAATAAAAAGAAAAGACCCTGTGTATGGTGAGATGGAAGGTAATGTTTTCCCCGGAAGGTACAAAAGCTTTAAATGGGATGGTGAGAACATGAGAATTACAAATTTTGAGCAGGCTAATCAGTTTGTAAAACGTGAGTACAGAAAAGGCTGGGGAGAAATAAAACTTTAA
- a CDS encoding glucosamine-6-phosphate deaminase gives MKQIIYSDYTELSVKTAELIASIILKKPDALLCFPAGETSVGTFKCLIDLNKSGKISFKKCRIVGLDEWAHIGEMKSENGFSFMRKHLFDHIDYSKENLCFFDGESADLMNECKKTDDFIRKYGPVDMMLLGVGMNGHLGLNEPGTSFSLNAHIAHLDETTKSVGKKYFSANVELSTGITLGIKDIMEAKTVILQINGSRKAEIVKKLFDSEVSNAFPASVLKEHKNSFVLLDSEAARLL, from the coding sequence ATGAAACAAATTATATATTCTGATTATACCGAACTCTCGGTAAAAACTGCAGAACTGATTGCATCAATAATCCTGAAGAAGCCTGATGCTCTTCTCTGTTTTCCTGCTGGTGAAACATCTGTTGGGACCTTTAAATGCCTTATCGATCTAAATAAAAGCGGTAAGATTAGTTTTAAAAAGTGCAGGATAGTCGGACTGGACGAATGGGCTCACATAGGCGAAATGAAAAGCGAAAATGGCTTCTCATTCATGCGAAAGCATCTTTTTGATCATATAGATTATTCAAAGGAGAATCTCTGCTTTTTCGATGGGGAATCAGCAGATCTGATGAATGAATGTAAAAAAACAGATGATTTCATAAGAAAATATGGTCCGGTTGATATGATGCTGCTGGGAGTTGGTATGAATGGTCATCTGGGATTAAATGAACCAGGAACCTCCTTTAGCCTGAATGCTCATATTGCGCATCTTGATGAAACTACAAAGAGTGTTGGTAAGAAATACTTTTCAGCTAATGTTGAGCTTTCCACGGGAATAACACTAGGCATAAAAGACATAATGGAAGCTAAGACTGTTATTCTGCAGATAAATGGTTCGAGAAAAGCGGAAATAGTAAAAAAGCTGTTCGATAGTGAGGTTTCAAATGCTTTTCCTGCTTCCGTGCTGAAAGAACACAAGAACTCCTTTGTGCTTCTTGACAGTGAGGCTGCAAGATTGTTGTAG